The following are encoded together in the Anopheles cruzii unplaced genomic scaffold, idAnoCruzAS_RS32_06 scaffold00492_ctg1, whole genome shotgun sequence genome:
- the LOC128276099 gene encoding vitellogenin-A1-like, with translation DTPREYFAGKQEFTEKECAVKYQAQYVEKDGKICFTSRPLPTCSDKCKAFEKEPKYVDVHCRDATDSVAQLFKQQIRKGVNPDMSNKSVTKTIKFYFPKKCVHVY, from the coding sequence AAGATACTCCGCGTGAGTACTTCGCCGGCAAGCAAGAGTTCACCGAGAAGGAATGTGCGGTGAAATACCAGGCCCAATACGTCGAGAAGGACGGTAAGATCTGCTTCACCAGCCGCCCACTTCCGACCTGCTCTGACAAGTGCAAGGCCTTCGAAAAGGAGCCCAAGTACGTCGATGTCCACTGCCGTGATGCTACCGACTCGGTGGCCCAGCTCTTCAAGCAGCAGATCCGCAAGGGCGTGAACCCGGACATGAGCAACAAGTCGGTCACCAAGACCATCAAGTTCTACTTTCCCAAGAAGTGCGTGCACGTCTATTGA